The following are encoded together in the Vespa velutina chromosome 3, iVesVel2.1, whole genome shotgun sequence genome:
- the LOC124948026 gene encoding fatty acid synthase-like, translating to MLLMSKIAPDVKTQDKKDLDNLFGFEYSGITINSRRIVGVNRNRCLSNFCQLDETFSWTVPESWSLEDAATLLYVYCTCIFALYINVEMKKGDKILIHTGSDDIGQTAINLVLWAVKYLLQLLHQKNFL from the exons ATGTTGTTAATGAGTAAAATAGCACCAGACGTAAAAACACAAGACAAAAAAGACTTAGATAACCTATTTGGATTTGAATACAGCGGAATCACCATTAATAGTCGTCGTATTGTGGGAGTTAACCGCAATAg atgtttatcaaatttttgtcAGTTGGACGAAACTTTTTCTTGGACTGTACCTGAAAGTTGGAGTTTAGAGGATGCAGCAACTTTATTGTATGTCTATTGCACATGTATCTTTGCACTTTACATTAatgtagaaatgaaaaagggtGACAAAATACTTATTCATACTGGTTCTGATGATATTGGCCAAACCGCAATTAACTTAGTCCTTTGGGCTGTGAAATATTTACTACAGTTGTTACAccagaaaaattttctttaa
- the LOC124948025 gene encoding probable RNA polymerase II nuclear localization protein SLC7A6OS, which yields MAAILRVKRRHNDEPLNALVIACKRCKTTENDETENATDLTSVTAVVKFAGTITNQNEDVIEHLVKTVGKNELKANYKQHVVDVKNVIRERIKQKSIENRYKVVNCCRSLDTLNTNELEDTMTVIDVEDSFSCSTAKNLDSETLENFVYDLYYTQTGSDMIIDDIVSIHGLEQEFVFDMNRDEDGSSNGYETEDSNSESHWWNDYPDTEHSDLSLDEDEIRRAVMKINLDDEESSDLSSEDDFVCAINKEDVEQYGYKYARYKAQIKQELSGTESDSSDGVFSII from the exons atggCTGCAATTTTACGCGTTAAACGTAGACACAACGATGAACCGTTAAATGCTTTGGTGATCGCATGTAAACGATGTAAAACTACCGAAAATGATGAGACTGAAAATGCGACTGATTTAACATCAGTAACTGCGGTTGTGAAATTCGCTGGAACAATCACGAATCAG AACGAAGATGTGATTGAACATTTAGTAAAAACAGTaggtaaaaatgaattaaaagcaAATTATAAGCAACATGTTGTGGATGTTAAGAATGTAATACGCGAAAGgattaaacaaaaatctaTCGAGAATAGATACAAAGTTGTTAATTGTTGTCGTTCTTTGGATACATTAAATACTAATGAATTAGAAGATACTATGACTGTAATAGATGTTGAAGATTCTTTTTCGTGTTCAACTGCAAAAAATCTAGATTCTGAAACG ttagaaaattttgtatatgaCTTGTATTATACTCAAACGGGTAGTGATATGATAATAGATGATATTGTATCTATTCATGGTCTTGAACAAGAATTTGTATTTGATATGAATAGAGACGAAGATGGTTCCAGTAATGGATATGAAACTGAAGATTCTAATTCAGAATCTCACTGGTGGAATGATTATCCGGATACTGAACATTCAGATTTATCTCTAGATGAAGATGAAATAAGAAGAGCTGTCATGAAAATTAACCTAGATGATGAGGAATCATCAGATCTTTCAAGCGAAGATGATTTTGTATGTGCTATAAATAAGGAAGATGTGGAACAATATGGTTATAAATATGCACGGTATAAAGcacaaataaaacaagaattgAGTGGTACTGAAAGTGATTCAAGTGATGGTGTTTTTTCCATCATATGA